One region of Nitrospirota bacterium genomic DNA includes:
- the aprB gene encoding adenylyl-sulfate reductase subunit beta, with protein sequence MPSFVITEKCDGCKAQDKTACQYICPHDLMALNREKMKAYNQEPEQCWECFNCVKICPQQAIEVRGYSDFVPLGSSTIPMRGTDSIMWTIKFRNGVMKRFKFPIRTTVEGSVDPYAGKPAPDFSTIKQPGLFTAPARKE encoded by the coding sequence ATGCCAAGTTTCGTAATCACAGAAAAATGTGACGGTTGTAAGGCACAGGACAAGACTGCATGTCAGTATATTTGTCCTCATGATTTAATGGCCCTTAACAGGGAAAAGATGAAGGCTTATAATCAGGAGCCGGAGCAGTGCTGGGAGTGCTTTAATTGTGTAAAAATATGCCCTCAGCAGGCTATCGAGGTGAGAGGTTATTCAGACTTCGTTCCACTTGGGTCCAGCACAATCCCGATGAGAGGCACAGACTCCATCATGTGGACGATCAAATTCAGGAACGGTGTAATGAAGAGGTTCAAATTCCCGATCAGGACCACCGTGGAAGGTTCCGTTGATCCTTATGCAGGAAAGCCTGCGCCGGACTTCTCAACAATCAAACAACCAGGGCTCTTTACCGCCCCGGCAAGAAAAGAATAA